Proteins encoded in a region of the Pigmentiphaga litoralis genome:
- a CDS encoding erythromycin esterase family protein — protein MSYFSSPSSATSLRPEALLREAAVPFADFDSPTFQEWFDRYANARVVLLGEASHGTSEFYQARAAITRHLIEAHCFRLVAVEADWPDAAVIDAHVRERPALRDGQVPFSRFPEWMWRNTDVLDFVDWLHDFNASRPLGERAGFFGLDMYSMASSMSAVLAYLQEVDPAAAAEARERYSCLERWQDDPVQYASSAWDRARDTCEAPVLAQLQALLDKRMDYVRKDPRYFDAAQNARLVASAERYYRTLYQGSAHSWNLRDTHMFETLDTLLSTNGPDAKAVVWAHNSHIGNAAATDMGRRRDEFNLGQLCRERYGDAAVLIGFSTHTGTVAAASDWDGPMEIKQVLPSREDSHEHCLHQTGLPRFLIDLQAARRGPLRDYLAKSRLERFIGVIYRPDTELLSHYASACLADQFDAMVWIAETHAVTPLPGEHRDGAAETWPSGL, from the coding sequence ATGTCCTACTTTTCCTCCCCCTCCTCAGCCACCTCGTTGCGGCCCGAAGCCTTGCTTCGCGAAGCCGCCGTGCCGTTCGCCGACTTCGACTCGCCCACGTTCCAGGAATGGTTTGATCGCTATGCAAATGCGCGTGTCGTGCTGCTGGGCGAAGCCAGTCACGGCACGTCGGAGTTCTATCAGGCCCGCGCCGCGATCACCCGCCACTTGATCGAGGCCCACTGCTTTCGCCTGGTTGCCGTCGAAGCGGACTGGCCTGACGCCGCCGTGATCGATGCGCACGTGCGCGAGCGCCCTGCGCTGCGCGATGGGCAGGTACCGTTCAGCCGTTTTCCGGAATGGATGTGGCGCAATACCGATGTGCTCGATTTCGTTGACTGGCTCCACGACTTCAACGCCAGCCGGCCGCTGGGCGAACGAGCCGGCTTCTTCGGGCTCGACATGTACAGCATGGCCAGTTCGATGTCAGCGGTGCTGGCCTATCTGCAGGAAGTCGATCCCGCCGCCGCGGCCGAAGCGCGCGAACGCTACAGCTGCCTGGAACGCTGGCAAGACGACCCGGTCCAGTACGCCAGCTCGGCATGGGACCGCGCCCGTGACACGTGCGAAGCGCCGGTGCTGGCGCAGCTGCAGGCGCTGCTGGACAAACGGATGGACTATGTCCGCAAGGATCCCCGCTACTTCGACGCCGCCCAGAACGCACGCCTGGTGGCGTCCGCCGAAAGGTACTACCGCACCCTGTACCAGGGATCCGCCCACAGCTGGAATTTGCGCGACACCCATATGTTCGAAACGCTGGACACCCTGCTCTCGACCAATGGGCCCGACGCCAAGGCCGTGGTCTGGGCGCACAACTCGCACATCGGCAACGCTGCAGCGACCGACATGGGCCGGCGGCGCGACGAATTCAATCTGGGGCAGCTGTGCCGGGAACGGTATGGCGATGCAGCCGTGCTGATCGGTTTCAGCACGCATACCGGCACGGTGGCCGCGGCATCGGACTGGGATGGACCCATGGAAATCAAGCAGGTGCTGCCGTCCCGTGAAGACAGCCACGAACATTGCTTGCACCAGACAGGCCTGCCACGCTTCCTGATCGATCTACAGGCCGCGCGGCGCGGGCCCTTGCGCGACTATCTTGCCAAGTCGCGGCTGGAACGCTTCATTGGCGTTATCTATCGGCCGGACACCGAACTGCTCAGCCACTATGCCAGTGCGTGCCTGGCCGATCAGTTCGATGCGATGGTATGGATTGCCGAGACGCATGCGGTGACGCCCTTGCCGGGCGAGCACCGCGATGGCGCTGCGGAGACCTGGCCGTCAGGACTCTGA
- a CDS encoding DUF4142 domain-containing protein, which translates to MRFTHAVLGASASCLVLMSSSLMAQSTAPAGSSASKAPAATASKASVELSAGDKRFLENTAQSGYSEVEGSKLALEKTKSPKIRAYAQRMIKDHGVMQKDLEALAKRKGYELPTEPSLAQRAQLKALGALSGTEFEKMYSSHIAIAGHDNTVLAFQNATTQTEDKDVQAFAKKHIGMLRDHLDGARQIGPTDHGM; encoded by the coding sequence ATGCGATTTACCCATGCGGTCCTGGGCGCGAGCGCGTCCTGCCTTGTCCTGATGTCATCGAGCCTGATGGCGCAATCGACCGCACCCGCCGGTTCGTCGGCCAGCAAGGCGCCCGCCGCGACCGCGTCGAAAGCGTCGGTCGAACTGTCGGCCGGCGACAAGCGCTTCCTGGAAAACACGGCGCAATCCGGCTATTCGGAAGTCGAGGGCAGCAAGCTGGCCCTGGAAAAAACCAAGAGCCCGAAGATCCGCGCCTATGCGCAGCGCATGATCAAGGATCACGGCGTCATGCAGAAGGACCTGGAAGCGCTGGCCAAGCGCAAGGGGTATGAACTGCCGACCGAGCCATCGCTGGCGCAGCGCGCCCAGCTCAAGGCACTGGGTGCACTGAGCGGCACCGAGTTCGAAAAGATGTATTCGAGCCATATCGCGATTGCCGGTCACGACAACACCGTGCTGGCTTTCCAGAACGCCACGACGCAGACCGAAGACAAGGACGTCCAGGCCTTTGCAAAGAAGCATATCGGCATGCTGCGTGACCACCTGGATGGCGCACGCCAGATCGGCCCGACCGACCACGGCATGTAA
- a CDS encoding SDR family oxidoreductase — protein sequence MSGTVTSVLAIGASGKNAGFVVPELARRGVTVRGMVRDAATTQRVLAQGAGEVVVGDLRDHASLVAAMRGMDAVYYMAPAFFPDESEVGKGVVAAAVEAGVRRFVFSGVIHPMLSRLVNHAAKPPVEEAIIASGMEFTLLQPAVFYQNLSHAWHKVVETGVLAEPWALTTRHTRVDYRDVAEVAAIACTNDTLVNGTFELVATQPMTRGDVAALMGEVLGRDVRADVLPVDTAVAPFPPARQAAMAKMFAWYDEHGLMGNRLALRTILGREPRTLRAYFEELAAAPAH from the coding sequence ATGTCAGGCACAGTGACGTCCGTCCTTGCGATCGGCGCATCCGGCAAGAACGCAGGCTTTGTGGTTCCCGAACTGGCGCGGCGTGGGGTGACCGTGCGGGGCATGGTGCGCGATGCGGCAACGACACAGCGGGTGCTGGCGCAGGGGGCGGGCGAGGTTGTGGTGGGTGACCTGCGGGATCACGCCAGCCTGGTCGCCGCCATGCGGGGAATGGACGCGGTGTACTACATGGCCCCGGCATTTTTCCCTGACGAATCGGAAGTGGGCAAGGGCGTCGTGGCGGCCGCGGTGGAAGCCGGGGTGCGGCGCTTCGTTTTTTCCGGCGTCATCCACCCGATGCTGAGCCGCCTCGTCAACCACGCGGCCAAGCCGCCGGTGGAAGAAGCAATCATCGCATCGGGCATGGAATTCACGTTGCTGCAGCCTGCCGTCTTCTACCAGAACCTGTCGCACGCCTGGCACAAGGTGGTGGAGACGGGCGTGCTGGCCGAGCCCTGGGCGCTGACGACGCGGCACACCCGCGTGGACTACCGCGATGTGGCCGAGGTCGCCGCCATCGCCTGCACGAACGATACGCTGGTCAATGGCACCTTCGAGCTGGTCGCGACCCAGCCGATGACGCGTGGCGACGTGGCGGCCCTGATGGGCGAGGTGCTGGGCCGCGACGTGCGGGCGGACGTGCTGCCGGTCGACACGGCGGTGGCCCCGTTCCCACCCGCGCGCCAGGCGGCGATGGCAAAGATGTTTGCCTGGTATGACGAACATGGGCTGATGGGTAACCGCCTGGCCTTGCGCACGATCCTGGGCCGCGAGCCGCGGACGCTGCGGGCCTACTTCGAAGAACTGGCGGCCGCGCCGGCGCACTGA
- a CDS encoding helix-turn-helix transcriptional regulator, producing MSVVVQGARSMGREQASLLERGADDTFVDDVETLLSDAQAVLGTNAAAACEYLVRAVALLRDSAAHDPGSAATHRPRGLASWQLKRLTAHIDTNLGARLRTADLAAVAGLSVSHFCHAFKTTVGVPPAAYVGRRRIEAARAMIEATDEPLTRIAHLHGFCDQSHFTRTFRRELGMAPQAWRRLKGAGQSFA from the coding sequence TTGTCGGTCGTCGTGCAAGGAGCGCGCAGCATGGGCCGAGAGCAAGCCAGCCTCCTCGAAAGAGGTGCCGACGATACGTTCGTCGACGACGTGGAAACCTTGCTGTCCGACGCGCAGGCCGTGCTGGGCACCAATGCCGCAGCCGCCTGCGAATACCTGGTCCGCGCGGTGGCCTTGCTGCGAGACTCGGCCGCCCACGATCCGGGGTCCGCAGCAACGCACCGGCCCCGCGGCCTGGCCTCCTGGCAGCTGAAACGATTGACGGCCCATATCGATACGAACCTCGGCGCCCGGCTGCGCACCGCCGATCTTGCCGCCGTTGCAGGATTGAGCGTCAGTCATTTTTGTCACGCGTTCAAAACGACGGTCGGCGTGCCGCCCGCCGCCTACGTGGGACGCCGCCGCATCGAAGCGGCCCGCGCCATGATCGAAGCAACCGACGAGCCTCTGACCCGCATCGCGCACCTGCATGGCTTTTGCGACCAGTCGCATTTCACGCGGACGTTTCGCCGCGAGCTCGGCATGGCGCCGCAGGCGTGGCGCCGATTGAAGGGGGCAGGGCAGTCGTTCGCTTGA
- a CDS encoding response regulator has product MTATASPIRVLVVDDHPLLREGIAAVLAGQPDMALVGEACDGNEAVRRHAELQPDVTLMDLQMPGADGIHAIRAIRAMSPDARIAILTTYRGDVRALHAIEAGAQGYLLKSALRKELIEAIRTLAAGRRYFPAEIAAELANHIGKDSLTPREVQVLQLLAGGYANKQAASELGVSEDTIKGHVSSLMDKLGAANRTHAVALGIERGIIAV; this is encoded by the coding sequence GTGACCGCGACTGCATCTCCCATCCGCGTGCTGGTCGTCGATGACCATCCCTTGCTGCGCGAAGGCATTGCCGCCGTGCTTGCCGGCCAACCCGACATGGCCTTGGTGGGCGAGGCCTGTGATGGCAACGAGGCCGTCAGGCGCCATGCCGAGCTTCAACCCGATGTGACGCTGATGGACCTGCAGATGCCGGGCGCCGACGGCATCCATGCCATCCGCGCCATCCGCGCCATGTCGCCCGATGCCCGCATCGCCATCCTGACCACCTATCGGGGCGACGTGCGCGCGTTGCACGCGATCGAAGCCGGCGCGCAGGGCTACCTGCTCAAAAGCGCGCTGCGCAAGGAACTGATCGAAGCCATCCGCACACTGGCCGCGGGCCGCCGCTACTTCCCGGCCGAAATCGCCGCCGAACTGGCCAACCACATCGGCAAGGACAGCCTGACGCCGCGCGAAGTGCAGGTGCTGCAACTGCTGGCGGGCGGCTACGCGAACAAGCAGGCCGCGTCCGAGCTGGGCGTGTCCGAAGACACGATCAAGGGCCACGTCAGCAGCCTCATGGACAAGCTGGGCGCGGCCAATCGCACGCATGCCGTGGCGCTTGGCATCGAGCGGGGCATCATCGCCGTCTAG
- a CDS encoding sensor histidine kinase has protein sequence MVVTLNVFARGFDDLEHRRWAAADGGPSQVGALAQTSDGYLWLGTNASLYRFDGFRFTSYQPTAGAPLGIVSSLLATGGGLWIGERAGGMAFLADGVLRRYGPREGVPDGVVYGLAQGKDGAIWAAVNDGMVRHEQGAWRPVGKDWGLPGRYSRAVFVDRDGAVWAADESALFYLPPGARRFVATGVAVDWASQMVQTRDGAVWVAERYRGVLHEVRRQAAASPAASSPASSAASSAASTDSAGLRFTVRDVPVGQGVNGMLTDREGALWVSTAGQGVIRIDPDDTHRWTGTVRAEPGATPAGVATFGARDGLSADSIWPLLEDREGNVWAGTSRGLDRFRRRALMPAGFPTDALNVALAAGGDGALWAGASSRAAMRLHDGRLETLSAPAPLTSAMTDRTGGVWMGGPGGIWRSQGSHLERVAGLPSQAAPDSSVRAMARDPAGRLWVSINRAGLFVLEDGVWTRHPSPTTRPSQRMPVTASTDREGTLWFGYRDNLIVTRDAVGDRSWGAPDGLNVGHITAMAHGDGKTWIGGQYGVALFDGTRFHEVLRPANDAFDNVYALILIPGKPGEPGAGDLWIQAKAGIFHVPAADVAAALADPRTPIRYRSVDRTGGLANDPYQVLPLPTGVRAADGHLWFSTSSGVVGIDPAQRQPADTGPTAVIETLSADGVSLSTRHALDLPADTRRILVDYTALSLSSPESLQFQYRLDGYDREWQDVGSQRSAIFTGLGAGTYLFRVRAFDKDGLPSAAEATLPFTVAPVFYRQWAFLLFVGAVLSTLLWLMYRMNLRRSADQLRARLEERYAERERIARELHDTLLQGVQGLMLRFQAAADKLPADAAARVDLERALDRADQVLIEGRDRVRDLRRQPADDHDDLAAVLARLADDRVQPGQPTLHVGVEGLPVPLHPMVRDEAERVAREAVANACTHAHATRIDVVMIYTSRVFELRVDDDGRGIDPAWLTPRGRPEHWGLRGMHERAERIGASLVLRSAPATGTQIRFCVPASRAYRKDPDRRPPLPLSGVSDT, from the coding sequence ATGGTTGTCACCCTCAACGTATTCGCCCGCGGCTTTGACGATCTGGAACATCGGCGGTGGGCCGCGGCCGATGGCGGGCCGAGCCAGGTCGGCGCACTGGCGCAAACGTCCGACGGCTATCTGTGGCTGGGCACCAATGCGTCGCTGTACCGGTTCGATGGCTTCCGTTTCACGTCCTACCAGCCCACCGCGGGTGCGCCGCTGGGCATTGTGTCGTCGCTGCTCGCAACCGGTGGGGGTCTGTGGATAGGCGAGCGGGCGGGCGGCATGGCCTTCCTGGCCGATGGCGTGCTGCGCCGTTATGGACCGCGGGAAGGCGTGCCGGACGGCGTGGTGTACGGCCTGGCGCAAGGCAAGGACGGCGCGATCTGGGCGGCGGTCAATGATGGGATGGTGCGGCACGAGCAGGGGGCATGGCGGCCGGTGGGCAAGGACTGGGGCTTGCCTGGACGCTACAGCCGCGCGGTGTTCGTGGACCGCGACGGCGCCGTGTGGGCGGCGGATGAATCGGCGCTGTTCTATCTGCCACCGGGCGCACGGCGCTTTGTTGCGACCGGCGTTGCCGTCGATTGGGCAAGCCAGATGGTGCAGACGCGCGATGGCGCCGTGTGGGTCGCCGAAAGGTATCGCGGCGTGCTGCACGAAGTGCGCAGGCAGGCAGCGGCATCGCCGGCGGCATCATCCCCGGCATCGTCGGCGGCATCATCCGCGGCATCAACAGACTCGGCCGGCTTGCGGTTCACCGTGCGTGACGTGCCGGTCGGGCAGGGCGTGAACGGCATGCTGACCGACCGGGAGGGCGCGCTGTGGGTCAGCACGGCGGGGCAGGGCGTGATCCGCATCGATCCCGACGACACGCATCGATGGACCGGGACGGTGCGCGCCGAGCCCGGCGCGACCCCTGCCGGCGTTGCCACGTTTGGCGCGCGCGATGGTCTGAGCGCCGATTCGATCTGGCCCCTGCTTGAAGACCGCGAAGGCAATGTGTGGGCGGGCACCAGCCGGGGGCTGGACCGCTTCCGCCGGCGCGCCTTGATGCCGGCGGGCTTTCCCACGGACGCGCTGAACGTGGCCCTGGCTGCCGGTGGCGACGGCGCGTTATGGGCCGGGGCCAGCAGCCGCGCCGCCATGCGCCTGCACGACGGCAGGCTGGAAACACTGTCGGCGCCCGCACCACTGACCAGCGCCATGACCGACCGGACCGGCGGGGTCTGGATGGGTGGGCCCGGTGGCATCTGGCGGTCGCAGGGATCGCACCTGGAACGCGTGGCCGGCTTGCCCTCGCAGGCGGCGCCGGATTCGTCGGTGCGTGCCATGGCGCGGGATCCTGCCGGGCGCTTGTGGGTGTCGATCAATCGGGCGGGGCTGTTCGTGCTGGAAGACGGGGTGTGGACGCGTCACCCGTCGCCCACCACCCGCCCCAGTCAACGCATGCCGGTCACCGCGTCGACCGACCGGGAAGGCACGTTGTGGTTCGGGTATCGCGACAACCTGATCGTCACGCGGGATGCGGTGGGCGACCGGTCATGGGGCGCGCCCGATGGCCTGAACGTCGGCCACATCACCGCCATGGCGCATGGAGACGGCAAGACCTGGATCGGCGGGCAGTACGGCGTCGCGCTGTTCGACGGCACGCGCTTCCACGAGGTGCTGCGGCCCGCCAACGATGCCTTCGACAACGTGTATGCGCTGATCCTGATTCCCGGCAAGCCTGGCGAGCCGGGCGCGGGCGACCTGTGGATCCAGGCCAAGGCGGGCATCTTCCATGTACCTGCCGCGGACGTCGCCGCCGCGCTGGCCGATCCCCGCACGCCCATCCGCTACCGGTCGGTGGACCGGACAGGCGGCCTCGCCAATGACCCGTATCAGGTCCTGCCCCTGCCCACGGGGGTACGCGCCGCCGATGGCCACTTGTGGTTTTCGACGAGCAGCGGCGTCGTCGGCATCGACCCGGCGCAGCGCCAGCCTGCCGACACCGGGCCTACCGCCGTCATCGAAACGCTGAGCGCCGATGGCGTCTCGCTGTCCACCCGGCATGCCCTGGATCTGCCCGCCGACACCCGCCGCATTCTTGTCGACTACACCGCGCTCAGCCTGTCGTCGCCCGAAAGCCTGCAGTTCCAGTACCGCCTGGACGGCTACGATCGCGAATGGCAGGACGTGGGTTCGCAGCGGTCCGCCATCTTCACGGGCCTGGGTGCGGGCACCTACCTGTTCCGGGTGCGGGCCTTTGACAAGGACGGGCTGCCCAGCGCGGCCGAAGCCACCTTGCCGTTCACGGTGGCGCCGGTCTTCTATCGGCAATGGGCTTTTCTGCTGTTCGTGGGCGCGGTGCTCAGTACACTGCTCTGGCTGATGTACCGCATGAACCTGAGGCGATCGGCCGATCAATTGCGCGCACGGCTTGAAGAACGGTATGCCGAACGCGAACGTATCGCCCGCGAACTGCATGACACGCTGCTGCAGGGCGTGCAGGGGCTGATGCTGCGGTTCCAGGCCGCCGCCGACAAGCTGCCGGCGGATGCGGCCGCGCGGGTTGATCTGGAACGTGCGCTGGACCGCGCCGATCAGGTATTGATCGAAGGCCGGGATCGCGTGCGGGACCTGCGCCGCCAGCCGGCCGATGACCACGACGACCTTGCTGCCGTGCTGGCCCGCCTGGCCGATGATCGCGTGCAGCCGGGCCAGCCGACCCTGCATGTGGGCGTCGAAGGCCTGCCCGTGCCCTTGCACCCGATGGTGCGCGACGAAGCCGAGCGCGTCGCCCGCGAAGCCGTGGCCAATGCGTGTACGCATGCCCACGCGACGCGCATCGATGTCGTCATGATCTACACATCTCGGGTCTTCGAGCTGCGGGTGGATGATGATGGACGCGGCATCGACCCCGCCTGGTTGACGCCGCGCGGCCGCCCCGAACACTGGGGCCTGCGCGGCATGCACGAACGCGCCGAGCGCATCGGTGCGAGCCTGGTCCTGCGCAGCGCGCCCGCGACAGGCACCCAGATCCGTTTTTGCGTGCCGGCGTCTCGCGCCTATCGCAAGGATCCGGACCGGCGTCCCCCCTTACCTTTATCCGGAGTGTCCGACACGTGA
- a CDS encoding alpha/beta hydrolase, producing MSRTVLFIHDAGASPAVWSSFVRRYAACGYQCHAPAWPVAGPHDPGGVPCLARLIAAHAAFARTLPEPPLLIGHGIGGLIVQVLLDHGIGAAGIAIAPFTSGGGWRGLLAFLRGVTFADRRWARLFRQAAFSRDAFIAFDNDHRAPLLLITAENDRTIGAGAVAATYRQHRLSIAATAFRRFPGRSHWLIAEPGWEAVADDGMQWFQQQSGRS from the coding sequence ATGAGCCGGACCGTGCTGTTCATCCACGATGCGGGCGCCTCGCCAGCCGTCTGGTCGTCGTTCGTCCGGCGCTATGCCGCGTGCGGCTATCAATGCCATGCGCCGGCCTGGCCCGTGGCCGGCCCGCACGATCCGGGCGGCGTGCCGTGCCTGGCCCGCCTCATCGCGGCGCACGCCGCCTTCGCGCGGACCTTGCCGGAGCCGCCGCTGCTGATCGGACATGGCATCGGTGGCCTGATCGTGCAGGTGCTGCTCGATCACGGCATCGGCGCCGCGGGCATCGCCATTGCGCCGTTCACCTCGGGCGGCGGATGGCGGGGCCTGCTGGCCTTCCTGCGCGGCGTGACCTTCGCCGATCGCAGGTGGGCGCGCCTGTTCCGCCAGGCCGCCTTCAGCCGCGACGCGTTCATTGCATTCGACAACGATCATCGCGCGCCGCTGCTGCTCATCACGGCCGAAAATGACCGTACTATCGGAGCCGGCGCTGTCGCGGCGACCTATCGGCAGCATCGTCTGTCGATCGCCGCCACGGCATTCCGACGCTTTCCCGGGCGCAGCCACTGGCTGATCGCCGAGCCCGGCTGGGAAGCCGTCGCCGATGACGGAATGCAATGGTTTCAGCAACAATCCGGTCGATCCTGA
- a CDS encoding hydrolase: MSNPKLDVLTPHNSQMIFIDHQPQMAFGVQSIDRQVLKNNTVALAKAAKVFQIPTIITTVETESFSGHTYPELLDVFPTQDILERSSMNSWDDQKVRDALAKNGRKKVVVAGLWTEVCNNSFALCAMLEGDYEIYMVADASGGTSKEAHDYAMQRMIQAGVVPVTWQQVMLEWQRDWANRDTYDAVMNIVREHSGAYGMGVDYAYTMVHKAAARSVGSHTTLAPVHAPVR, encoded by the coding sequence ATGAGCAATCCCAAACTCGACGTCCTGACCCCGCACAACTCGCAGATGATCTTCATTGACCATCAGCCGCAAATGGCCTTTGGCGTACAGTCGATCGACCGCCAGGTCCTGAAGAACAATACCGTTGCGCTGGCCAAGGCCGCCAAGGTGTTCCAGATCCCGACCATCATCACGACGGTGGAAACGGAAAGCTTTTCGGGCCACACCTATCCGGAACTGCTGGACGTCTTCCCGACCCAGGACATCCTGGAACGCTCGTCGATGAATTCGTGGGACGACCAGAAAGTGCGTGACGCGCTGGCCAAGAACGGCCGCAAGAAAGTCGTCGTGGCCGGCCTGTGGACGGAAGTCTGCAACAACAGCTTTGCGCTGTGCGCCATGCTCGAAGGCGACTATGAAATCTACATGGTGGCCGATGCATCGGGCGGCACGAGCAAGGAAGCCCACGACTACGCCATGCAGCGCATGATCCAGGCGGGCGTGGTGCCCGTTACGTGGCAGCAGGTCATGCTGGAATGGCAGCGCGACTGGGCCAACCGCGACACCTATGACGCCGTGATGAACATCGTCCGGGAACATTCCGGCGCCTACGGCATGGGTGTCGACTACGCCTACACGATGGTGCACAAGGCCGCTGCGCGGTCGGTCGGTTCGCACACCACGCTGGCTCCGGTCCACGCGCCCGTTCGTTAA
- a CDS encoding MFS transporter, producing MQAAPATTPWSPLRVGVFRALWIATVASNVGSWMHDVGASWMMTSLSPDPLMVALVQAAGSLPMFLFALPSGVMADIVDRRKYLLFAQLWMLVAAATLGVLAMAGLVTPVVLLAATFALSIGAAMSAPPFQAIVPDLVPKAELPGAIALNSLGINISRAIGPALGGVILSLAGPPAVFLLNAVSVLGILAVLWRWKSEPVVKRLPPEHFLPAVRAGMRYVHAAPLLRAVMARAIAFFLFGSAAWALLPIIARRELGLGPGGYGGLLAAIGLGAIAGALLLPRLRKKLSADALTVAASMVFAASTLALGLVRSPLVIAGVLLFSGFAWIAVLSTLNVGAQRSSAGWVKARALATYLTVFYGAMTAGSALWGKLAAMLGTPTSLIIASIGMALASATALRWRLDMTPDLDLSPSAHLGEPLLAAEPADDAGPVLITVEYQVRPDDVPAFVREVHGLRKVRRRGGALSWGIYEDSASQGRFIETFVVESWLEHRRQHDRFTRNDQRIKQQVDAFHIGPDRPRVAHYVAPSGTFSDRPPLARGRHSPLEPS from the coding sequence ATGCAAGCTGCTCCCGCCACCACCCCCTGGTCGCCGCTGCGCGTCGGGGTCTTTCGCGCGCTGTGGATCGCCACCGTGGCGTCCAACGTCGGGTCATGGATGCACGACGTCGGCGCAAGCTGGATGATGACGTCGCTCAGCCCCGATCCCCTGATGGTCGCCCTGGTGCAGGCCGCGGGCAGCCTGCCCATGTTCCTGTTCGCGCTGCCGTCGGGCGTCATGGCCGATATCGTTGATCGCCGCAAGTATCTGCTGTTTGCGCAGCTCTGGATGCTGGTGGCGGCCGCGACCCTGGGCGTGCTGGCGATGGCCGGACTGGTCACGCCGGTCGTGCTGCTGGCGGCGACCTTCGCGCTCAGCATCGGCGCGGCCATGAGTGCGCCGCCATTCCAGGCCATCGTTCCGGATCTGGTGCCCAAGGCGGAATTGCCCGGCGCCATTGCGCTGAACTCGCTTGGCATCAACATCAGCCGGGCGATCGGTCCGGCCCTGGGTGGCGTGATCCTGAGCCTGGCCGGGCCGCCCGCGGTGTTCCTGCTCAACGCGGTCTCGGTGCTCGGTATCCTGGCCGTGCTGTGGCGCTGGAAGTCGGAACCGGTGGTCAAGCGCCTGCCGCCCGAACACTTCCTGCCAGCCGTGCGCGCAGGCATGCGTTACGTGCATGCCGCGCCGCTGCTGCGCGCCGTCATGGCGCGGGCCATTGCCTTCTTTTTGTTCGGCAGCGCGGCGTGGGCGCTGCTGCCCATCATTGCGCGGCGCGAACTGGGGCTGGGGCCGGGCGGCTACGGGGGCCTGCTTGCGGCCATCGGCCTGGGCGCCATCGCCGGCGCGCTGCTCTTGCCAAGGCTGCGCAAGAAACTGTCGGCCGATGCGCTGACGGTAGCGGCCAGCATGGTGTTCGCGGCGTCGACCCTGGCGCTCGGCCTGGTGCGCAGCCCGCTCGTGATCGCCGGGGTGCTGCTGTTCTCGGGGTTCGCGTGGATCGCGGTGCTGTCGACCCTGAACGTCGGGGCGCAGCGCAGTTCGGCAGGCTGGGTCAAGGCACGCGCTTTGGCCACCTACCTGACGGTGTTCTACGGCGCGATGACCGCAGGCAGCGCCCTGTGGGGCAAGCTGGCCGCCATGCTGGGCACGCCCACCTCGTTGATCATTGCAAGCATCGGCATGGCGCTCGCGTCCGCTACCGCGTTGCGGTGGCGGCTCGACATGACGCCGGACCTGGACCTGAGTCCATCCGCGCATCTGGGCGAACCGCTGCTGGCGGCCGAACCGGCTGACGATGCCGGGCCCGTACTGATCACGGTGGAATACCAGGTGCGCCCCGACGATGTGCCTGCCTTCGTCCGCGAGGTGCATGGCCTGCGCAAGGTCCGCCGCCGCGGCGGCGCGCTGAGCTGGGGCATCTATGAAGACAGCGCGTCGCAAGGCCGCTTCATCGAGACCTTCGTGGTCGAGTCGTGGCTGGAGCATCGCCGCCAGCACGACCGGTTCACCCGCAATGACCAACGCATCAAACAACAGGTCGATGCCTTCCATATCGGCCCCGACCGGCCGCGCGTGGCGCACTACGTTGCGCCATCCGGCACCTTTTCCGATCGGCCGCCACTCGCGCGCGGCCGGCATTCCCCCCTGGAGCCATCATGA